One genomic window of Microbacterium testaceum StLB037 includes the following:
- a CDS encoding DEAD/DEAH box helicase yields MTPLLEHVPAGADPDAVYLGFVEWAASRGLTLYPAQDEAVIEIVSGANVILSTPTGTGKSLVAVAAHAASLSRGGRTYYTAPIKALVSEKFFALVDIFGAENVGMVTGDSSVNADAPIICCTAEILANLALRQGADAEVDQVVMDEFHYYGEADRGWAWQVPLLLLNRAQFILMSATLGDVEDIADDLSRRTGRPTARVTGVERPVPLHFEYARTPVHETVQELLDTKQAPIYVVHFSQAAAMERAQALSSIRIIGREQRDEIAEAIGGFRFTTGFGKTLSRYVRAGIGVHHAGMLPRYRRLVETLAQRGLLRVICGTDTLGVGINVPIRTVLMTALTKYDGTRMRQLSAREFHQIAGRAGRAGYDTAGTVVVMAPDHEIENAAQILKAGDDLKKQKKIVRKKAPQGFVNWTEQSYDRLVAAEPEPLVPQMKLSAAMLINVIARGGNVFANVRSLVFDNHEPRARQYELARRAIAIFRTLVQAGVVEAGPDGIRLTVDLQPNFALNQPLSPFALAAIEMLDPEVELGRGPDAAPAGGSVGTGHYALDVVSVIEATLDDPRPILSQQQFRARGEAVAAMKREGIEYDERMELLEEITWPKPLDELLAQAYEVFASSQPWIRDFELSPKSVVRDMYERACSFGEYVSLYQLARSEGLVLRYLSDAYRAIRQTVPVDAQTPDLLDLIAWLGEVVRQVDSSLVDEWEQLVNPADDPSAPVVPPAPPSILTNRRAFVVLVRNEMFRRVQLAALQKDDELVELDPDVDWPGVLDRYFDEHDAIGTGGAARSSALVEIDESAASERVWRVEQTIDDPAGDHDWRIRAEVDLAASEEEGTAIVRVTEVLRL; encoded by the coding sequence GTGACCCCCCTCCTCGAACACGTGCCCGCCGGTGCCGATCCGGATGCCGTGTACCTCGGCTTCGTCGAGTGGGCGGCCTCGCGCGGGCTGACGCTCTACCCCGCGCAGGACGAAGCGGTCATCGAGATCGTCTCGGGCGCGAACGTGATCCTGTCGACCCCGACAGGTACGGGCAAGTCGCTCGTCGCGGTCGCCGCGCACGCGGCATCCCTCTCCCGGGGCGGCCGCACCTACTACACGGCGCCGATCAAGGCGCTCGTGAGCGAGAAGTTCTTCGCGCTCGTCGACATCTTCGGCGCCGAGAACGTCGGGATGGTCACGGGCGACTCCTCCGTCAACGCCGACGCTCCGATCATCTGCTGCACCGCGGAGATCCTCGCCAACCTCGCGCTGCGCCAGGGGGCGGATGCCGAGGTCGACCAGGTGGTGATGGACGAGTTCCACTACTACGGCGAAGCCGACCGCGGGTGGGCGTGGCAAGTGCCGCTGCTGCTGCTGAACCGGGCGCAGTTCATCCTCATGTCGGCGACGCTCGGCGACGTCGAGGACATCGCCGACGACCTCTCGCGCCGGACCGGTCGGCCGACCGCCCGCGTGACCGGGGTCGAGCGACCGGTGCCCCTGCACTTCGAGTACGCGCGCACCCCCGTGCACGAGACGGTGCAGGAGCTTCTCGACACCAAGCAGGCGCCCATCTACGTCGTGCACTTCTCGCAGGCCGCGGCGATGGAGCGGGCGCAGGCGCTGTCGTCGATCCGCATCATCGGGCGCGAGCAGCGCGACGAGATCGCCGAGGCGATCGGCGGCTTCCGATTCACCACCGGGTTCGGCAAGACCCTGTCGCGCTACGTCCGCGCCGGAATCGGCGTGCACCACGCCGGGATGCTGCCGCGGTACCGCCGCCTGGTTGAGACTCTCGCCCAGCGTGGCCTGCTGCGCGTCATCTGCGGCACCGACACCCTGGGCGTCGGCATCAACGTGCCGATCCGCACCGTGCTGATGACGGCGCTGACCAAGTACGACGGCACGCGCATGCGGCAGCTGTCCGCGCGAGAGTTCCACCAGATCGCGGGGCGCGCGGGCCGCGCCGGGTACGACACCGCGGGAACGGTCGTCGTCATGGCCCCCGATCACGAGATCGAGAACGCCGCGCAGATCCTCAAGGCCGGCGACGACCTCAAGAAGCAGAAGAAGATCGTCCGCAAGAAGGCGCCGCAGGGCTTCGTCAACTGGACCGAGCAGAGCTACGACCGCCTCGTCGCGGCCGAGCCCGAGCCGCTCGTGCCCCAGATGAAGCTCTCGGCCGCGATGCTCATCAACGTCATCGCGCGCGGCGGTAACGTGTTCGCCAACGTCCGCTCGCTGGTGTTCGACAACCACGAGCCCCGCGCCCGGCAGTACGAGCTCGCCCGGCGTGCGATCGCGATCTTCCGCACGCTCGTGCAGGCGGGCGTGGTCGAGGCGGGACCCGATGGCATCCGTCTCACCGTCGATCTGCAGCCGAACTTCGCGCTCAACCAGCCGCTGTCGCCGTTCGCGCTCGCCGCGATCGAGATGCTCGACCCCGAGGTCGAGCTCGGTAGGGGTCCGGATGCCGCGCCCGCCGGCGGCAGCGTCGGCACGGGGCACTACGCGCTCGACGTCGTCAGCGTCATCGAGGCGACGCTCGACGATCCGCGTCCGATCCTGTCGCAGCAGCAGTTCCGCGCCCGCGGGGAAGCCGTCGCGGCGATGAAGCGCGAAGGCATCGAGTACGACGAGCGTATGGAGCTGCTGGAGGAGATCACCTGGCCGAAGCCCCTCGACGAGCTGCTCGCCCAGGCGTACGAGGTGTTCGCCTCGAGCCAGCCGTGGATCCGCGACTTCGAGCTGTCGCCCAAGTCGGTCGTGCGCGACATGTACGAGCGGGCGTGCTCCTTCGGAGAGTACGTCTCGCTGTACCAGCTCGCCCGCAGCGAGGGCCTGGTGCTGCGCTACCTCAGCGACGCGTACCGGGCGATCCGCCAGACCGTGCCGGTCGACGCGCAGACCCCCGACCTGCTCGATCTCATCGCGTGGCTCGGCGAGGTCGTGCGCCAGGTCGACTCGAGCCTCGTCGACGAGTGGGAGCAGCTCGTCAACCCGGCCGACGATCCGTCGGCCCCGGTCGTTCCGCCGGCGCCGCCGTCGATCCTCACCAACCGACGGGCGTTCGTCGTGCTCGTGCGCAACGAGATGTTCCGTCGCGTGCAGCTGGCCGCGCTGCAAAAGGACGACGAACTGGTCGAACTCGATCCCGACGTCGACTGGCCGGGAGTTCTCGATCGCTACTTCGACGAGCACGACGCGATCGGCACCGGGGGAGCGGCCCGATCGTCAGCTCTCGTCGAGATCGACGAGTCCGCCGCCTCCGAGCGCGTCTGGCGGGTCGAGCAGACGATCGACGATCCCGCGGGAGACCACGACTGGCGCATCCGGGCCGAGGTCGATCTCGCCGCCAGCGAGGAGGAGGGCACGGCGATCGTGCGCGTCACCGAGGTTCTGCGGCTCTGA
- a CDS encoding Dps family protein, with the protein MSTTTKDTPTKNRRRPARGGSGPETTDEQNAEKGFQASEKLTDSLQAVLVDLIELSIQGKQAHWNVVGKNFRDTHLQLDEIIDAAREFGDEVAERMRALHALPDGRSDTVAETTTLPEFPQGEVDTAEVIDLITERLDAVVGTVRDVHDDVDEEDPTSADILHGVLERLEQLSWMVSAENRVARKS; encoded by the coding sequence ATGTCCACGACGACCAAGGACACCCCGACCAAGAACCGTCGCCGCCCCGCGCGCGGCGGCAGCGGACCCGAGACGACCGACGAGCAGAACGCCGAGAAGGGCTTCCAGGCGTCGGAGAAGCTGACCGACAGCCTCCAGGCGGTCCTCGTCGACCTGATCGAACTGTCGATCCAGGGCAAGCAGGCGCACTGGAACGTCGTCGGCAAGAACTTCCGCGACACCCACCTCCAGCTCGACGAGATCATCGACGCGGCCCGCGAGTTCGGCGACGAGGTCGCCGAGCGCATGCGCGCTCTGCACGCGCTCCCCGACGGCCGGAGCGACACGGTCGCCGAGACGACCACCCTTCCGGAGTTCCCGCAGGGCGAGGTCGACACGGCAGAGGTCATCGACCTCATCACCGAGCGCCTCGACGCGGTCGTCGGCACCGTCCGCGACGTGCACGACGACGTCGACGAGGAAGACCCCACGAGCGCCGACATCCTGCACGGCGTGCTCGAGCGCCTCGAGCAGCTGTCGTGGATGGTCAGCGCCGAGAATCGCGTCGCCCGCAAGTCGTAA